One part of the Ziziphus jujuba cultivar Dongzao chromosome 2, ASM3175591v1 genome encodes these proteins:
- the LOC125418237 gene encoding uncharacterized protein LOC125418237 isoform X5, with the protein MNGSGSKIKTCSSSIGKQQWVLKLQPSSCFPPLFPSGLLQIHLKHPSDPQISLSNFHPNPRKPNLLRFHRARTWATLDEKNPSVTTPLVVQEPQSKIEVEESVKVLKNAAKRRKLWLRRLYQPCLSSRRRNSTARSFFKHLVVKSLQEELGCSFLQKKLKGGRYFPLTAVQRFDAAYHFRDELA; encoded by the exons ATGAATGGATCAGGATCAAAGATCAAAACTTGCAGCAGCAGCATTGGCAAACAGCAATGGGTTCTCAAGCTGCAACCTTCTAGCTGTTTTCCACCACTTTTCCCATCTGGGTTGCTTCAAATTCATCTCAAACATCCTTCAGACCCTCAAATTTCCCTCTCCAATTTCCATCCCAATCCAAGAAAACCAAACCTCCTCAGATTTCACAGAGCAAGAACATGGGCAACCCTCGATGAAAAAAACCCAAGTGTCACAACCCCTCTTGTTGTCCAGGAACCACAGTCTAAAATA GAAGTTGAGGAGAGTGTGAAAGTGCTAAAGAATGCTGCAAAAAGGAGAAAGTTGTGGCTGAGGAGATTATATCAGCCATGTCTGTCATCGAGAAGGCGAAACTCGACCGCTCGGAGTTTCTTCAAGCACTTGGTGGTTAAGAGTCTCCAGGAAGAACTTGGATGCTCATTT TTGCAGAAGAAATTGAAGGGTGGTCGTTACTTCCCTCTTACTGCTGTTCAGAGATTCGATGCTGCT
- the LOC125418237 gene encoding uncharacterized protein LOC125418237 isoform X4, with protein sequence MNGSGSKIKTCSSSIGKQQWVLKLQPSSCFPPLFPSGLLQIHLKHPSDPQISLSNFHPNPRKPNLLRFHRARTWATLDEKNPSVTTPLVVQEPQSKIEVEESVKVLKNAAKRRKLWLRRLYQPCLSSRRRNSTARSFFKHLVVKSLQEELGCSFLQKKLKGGRYFPLTAVQRFDAADYPKGRRMQRLVYGNV encoded by the exons ATGAATGGATCAGGATCAAAGATCAAAACTTGCAGCAGCAGCATTGGCAAACAGCAATGGGTTCTCAAGCTGCAACCTTCTAGCTGTTTTCCACCACTTTTCCCATCTGGGTTGCTTCAAATTCATCTCAAACATCCTTCAGACCCTCAAATTTCCCTCTCCAATTTCCATCCCAATCCAAGAAAACCAAACCTCCTCAGATTTCACAGAGCAAGAACATGGGCAACCCTCGATGAAAAAAACCCAAGTGTCACAACCCCTCTTGTTGTCCAGGAACCACAGTCTAAAATA GAAGTTGAGGAGAGTGTGAAAGTGCTAAAGAATGCTGCAAAAAGGAGAAAGTTGTGGCTGAGGAGATTATATCAGCCATGTCTGTCATCGAGAAGGCGAAACTCGACCGCTCGGAGTTTCTTCAAGCACTTGGTGGTTAAGAGTCTCCAGGAAGAACTTGGATGCTCATTT TTGCAGAAGAAATTGAAGGGTGGTCGTTACTTCCCTCTTACTGCTGTTCAGAGATTCGATGCTGCT
- the LOC125418237 gene encoding uncharacterized protein LOC125418237 isoform X6, which produces MNGSGSKIKTCSSSIGKQQWVLKLQPSSCFPPLFPSGLLQIHLKHPSDPQISLSNFHPNPRKPNLLRFHRARTWATLDEKNPSVTTPLVVQEPQSKIEVEESVKVLKNAAKRRKLWLRRLYQPCLSSRRRNSTARSFFKHLVVKSLQEELGCSFLQKKLKGGRYFPLTAVQRFDAACRTCK; this is translated from the exons ATGAATGGATCAGGATCAAAGATCAAAACTTGCAGCAGCAGCATTGGCAAACAGCAATGGGTTCTCAAGCTGCAACCTTCTAGCTGTTTTCCACCACTTTTCCCATCTGGGTTGCTTCAAATTCATCTCAAACATCCTTCAGACCCTCAAATTTCCCTCTCCAATTTCCATCCCAATCCAAGAAAACCAAACCTCCTCAGATTTCACAGAGCAAGAACATGGGCAACCCTCGATGAAAAAAACCCAAGTGTCACAACCCCTCTTGTTGTCCAGGAACCACAGTCTAAAATA GAAGTTGAGGAGAGTGTGAAAGTGCTAAAGAATGCTGCAAAAAGGAGAAAGTTGTGGCTGAGGAGATTATATCAGCCATGTCTGTCATCGAGAAGGCGAAACTCGACCGCTCGGAGTTTCTTCAAGCACTTGGTGGTTAAGAGTCTCCAGGAAGAACTTGGATGCTCATTT TTGCAGAAGAAATTGAAGGGTGGTCGTTACTTCCCTCTTACTGCTGTTCAGAGATTCGATGCTGCT